The following coding sequences are from one Diospyros lotus cultivar Yz01 chromosome 7, ASM1463336v1, whole genome shotgun sequence window:
- the LOC127805769 gene encoding lipid phosphate phosphatase 2-like codes for MVSFRSLLNFRGISQRGRMNEVELGVHTIKSHGASVARHHLYDWLILLLLVVIEIILLAVHPFYRFVGKDMMTDLKYPMKSNTVPVWAVPMYAVLFPILVFLLLYLRRRDVYDLHHAILGLLFAIFITAVITDAIKDAVGRPRPDFFWRCFPDGKDNYDYWGNVKCHGKDSDIREGHKSFPSGHTSWSFAGLGFLSLYLSGKIKAFDHKGHVAKLCLVFLPLLVASLVGVSRVDDYWHHWQDVFAGGLIGLVVASFCYLHFFPPPYHHNGWGPYAYFRALEECRLNSQVRHSPSELNLQAPEPQASNQQPVRGSNSVIPVTPGENSSSLMEDDIELGRR; via the exons ATGGTGTCGTTCCGATCACTTCTTAATTTCCGAGGCATTTCTCAG AGGGGAAGAATGAATGAGGTCGAGCTTGGTGTACACACCATTAAGTCTCATGGAGCCTCAGTAGCAAGGCATCACTTGTATGACTGGCTTATACTGCTGCTGCTTGTGGTCATTGAGATCATACTGCTTGCTGTGCACCCATTTTACCGCTTCGTTGGGAAGGACATGATGACAGACCTTAAATATCCGATGAAGAGCAACACTGTGCCCGTGTGGGCTGTTCCG ATGTATGCCGTTTTGTTTCCTATTCTCGTTTTCCTGCTCTTATACCTCCGAAGGAGAGATGTCTACGATTTGCACCATGCCATACTAG GGCTCTTGTTTGCTATTTTTATAACTGCGGTCATCACTGATGCAATAAAAGACGCCGTTGGCCGCCCTCGACCTGATTTCTTCTGGCGTTGCTTTCCTGATGGAAAAGAT AACTATGATTATTGGGGTAATGTAAAATGCCATGGCAAAGATAGTGATATTAGAGAAGGACATAAGAGCTTCCCAAGTGGCCATACTTCAT GGTCCTTTGCGGGTCTGGGATTTCTTTCTCTGTACCTATCGGGGAAAATCAAGGCATTCGATCACAAAGGGCACGTTGCCAAACTATGCCTGgtttttcttcctctcctcgtTGCATCTCTTGTTGGCGTTTCTAGAGTGGATGACTATTGGCACCACTGGCAAGATGTGTTTGCTGGAGGACTCATAG GCCTTGTTGTAGCATCATTTTGCTATCTCCATTTCTTCCCCCCTCCATATCACCATAATG GGTGGGGGCCTTATGCATATTTCCGGGCACTGGAGGAGTGTCGACTGAACTCACAAGTCAGACATTCCCCGAGTGAACTCAATCTGCAGGCTCCAGAGCCTCAAGCCTCGAATCAGCAGCCCGTGAGGGGCAGCAATTCAGTCATCCCAGTAACCCCGGGAGAGAACTCAAGCTCACTAATGGAAGATGATATAGAGTTGGGGAGAAGATAA